Proteins encoded together in one Vicia villosa cultivar HV-30 ecotype Madison, WI unplaced genomic scaffold, Vvil1.0 ctg.000939F_1_1, whole genome shotgun sequence window:
- the LOC131632392 gene encoding probable LRR receptor-like serine/threonine-protein kinase At4g36180 has protein sequence MDEQFVFFIILLFMLASQNKPPIDPLEQKALYNILTSINQTIPSTTTDFPDDFCLSAPHAVVCESHREPNQTKSHIAELNFGFFADQTPFLPCSPNATLDPLLFTSFPYLRKLVFHKCFNNTLNPIHLLSLPSFPSSLQELVFIDNPSIFSPLQPFINNLTSLKKLVLVGNGFYGDLPPQIDRFHNLEELNLSRNNLSGEVPASIGMLKKLSILDLSHNNFEGCVPEQVGNLVNLLKLNLSQNGFNCKIPDSFIHLKKLEFLDLSFNRFGNFGVPLFLGEFHKMKEVHLSGNSLSGQIPEIWEKLGSVEKIGFSKMDLVGEIPASMGVHLKNLTNLELDNNNLEGPVPEEFGFLLKSANEINLENNNLSGRISFTCGGGVGQKMLKLAGNMGLYLEINASCCCENGLDQPNHCKTATVNGASLRFFDPIMLVLIFIIVFVFSYLFLFLKRRHLYLFRRL, from the coding sequence ATGGATGAACAATTCGTATTTTTCATCATCTTACTCTTCATGTTGGCCTCCCAAAACAAACCTCCCATTGACCCACTCGAACAGAAAGCTCTCTACAATATTCTCACCTCCATCAACCAAACCATTCCATCCACCACCACCGACTTCCCCGACGATTTCTGTCTCTCCGCCCCACACGCCGTCGTCTGCGAATCCCATCGTGAACCAAACCAAACAAAATCACACATTGCCGAACTCAACTTCGGTTTCTTCGCCGATCAAACCCCTTTTCTTCCTTGTTCCCCAAACGCCACTCTAGACCCTCTTCTCTTCACCTCTTTCCCCTACCTTCGAAAACTCGTCTTCCACAAATGCTTCAACAACACGCTCAATCCCATTCACCTCCTTTCACTTCCTTCTTTCCCTTCATCTCTCCAAGAACTCGTCTTTATCGACAACCCTTCTATCTTTTCACCTCTCCAACCTTTTATCAACAACCTCACCTCTCTCAAGAAACTCGTCTTAGTCGGAAACGGTTTCTACGGTGATCTTCCGCCGCAGATTGATCGTTTTCATAACCTGGAAGAACTTAATCTGTCAAGAAACAATCTTTCCGGCGAGGTTCCGGCGAGTATCGGAATGCTCAAGAAACTGAGCATTCTTGATCTGAGTCATAACAACTTCGAAGGGTGTGTCCCAGAACAGGTCGGGAATCTTGTTAATCTTTTGAAACTTAACTTGAGCCAGAATGGGTTTAATTGTAAAATTCCAGACAGTTTTATCCACTTGAAAAAGTTGGAATTTTTGGATTTAAGCTTCAACCGTTTTGGTAACTTTGGAGTCCCTTTGTTCTTAGGAGAGTTTCACAAAATGAAGGAAGTTCATTTGAGTGGAAACTCACTCTCTGGTCAGATTCCGGAAATATGGGAAAAACTTGGCAGTGTTGAAAAAATAGGATTTTCTAAAATGGATTTGGTTGGTGAAATCCCAGCTTCAATGGGGGTTCATTTGAAAAATCTGACTAATCTTGAGCTTGACAACAACAACCTTGAAGGTCCTGTTCCGGAGGAATTCGGGTTTCTTTTGAAGTCTGCTAATGAGATAAACTTGGAGAACAATAATTTGAGTGGTAGAATCAGTTTCACATGTGGAGGAGGAGTTGGACAGAAGATGTTGAAGTTGGCAGGTAATATGGGACTGTATTTGGAAATCAATGCTAGCTGTTGTTGTGAAAATGGCTTGGATCAACCAAATCACTGCAAAACAGCAACCGTCAACGGGGCTTCTTTGCGGTTTTTCGATCCTATTATGTTGGTTTTGATCTTCATCATAGTGTTTGTGTTTTCGTAtctgtttttgtttttaaaaaggcGTCACTTATATCTGTTTAGAAGACTGTGA
- the LOC131632402 gene encoding CRIB domain-containing protein RIC6: protein MGEKTQTLSMSSKKVKGLLKGLRYISQIFENEKEQEIQIGCPTDVKHVAHIGWDGPSVNSPSWMNEFKTTQGFSSAPMTLTGDGQNKADDNPVKWISEDSKRQNSRSVNSQTQGRDLPELPRASRKQTNGSSIDSPTREKPRQRKSSSNKPSNLKESSDGSKQTQQQQLMSNDSEIQQLDGSEAPKKNRRKKSKDKENLSGGSSKLRVKAQKSSDSNLDYASPSSKPRNIPSSFEENENYERGMTRVS, encoded by the exons ATGG GAGAAAAAACTCAAACTTTGAGCATGTCCAGCAAGAAGGTGAAGGGCCTTCTTAAAGGCCTTAGATACATATCTCAAATATTTg aaaatgaaaaagaacaagaaatACAAATTGGATGTCCTACAGATGTAAAGCATGTGGCCCATATAGGATGGGATGGACCCTCTGTAAATTCCCCCAGCTgg aTGAATGAATTTAAAACCACTCAAGGATTTTCATCGGCACCAATGACTCTTACAGGAGATGGGCAAAATAAAGCAGATGATAATCCAGTTAAATGGATTTCAGAAG ATTCAAAGAGACAAAATTCAAGGAGTGTGAATTCTCAAACTCAAGGGAGAGATTTGCCTGAATTGCCAAGAGCATCAAGAAAACAAACAAATGGTAGCTCAATAGATTCTCCAACAAGAGAAAAGCCAAGACAAAGAAAATCATCATCTAATAAACCCTcaaacctcaaagaatcttcggATGGATCCAAACAAACCCAACAACAACAGCTCATGTCCAATGATTCAGAGATCCAACAATTAGATGGGTCAGAGGCTCCGAAAAAGAATCGCCGAAAGAAGTCCAAAGATAAAGAAAATTTAAGTGGTGGATCATCCAAATTGAGAGTGAAAGCCCAAAAATCATCAGATTCGAATTTGGATTATGCATCTCCATCTTCAAAGCCTAGGAACATACCAAGttcctttgaagaaaatgagaattATGAAAGAGGAATGACTAGGGTATCTTGA